One stretch of Erpetoichthys calabaricus chromosome 14, fErpCal1.3, whole genome shotgun sequence DNA includes these proteins:
- the c14h17orf75 gene encoding protein Njmu-R1 — translation MFTSQCSLQESIDGEDKSTDLDPEEEAPPGNFYYALYEIRDDSSVILIDTNLPSQAEPDVQSHISKRLGKGTLLFGIGSTATLELSIPEKVIGCYHCLFQQDKHGAEEDKTLLNYVVCFLGSTEKGLELFRVELDGYVQELPSSLILQESDTKTEIGIYVSSWYEDSIMYIHRVVLLAQEKISSLLHAALRRTPVNVLGADDKTKQDIERFLNAASVHGLAQEDVSSTLSCGESVVEPQKGLLIDCSQLQPTFLNEGKNRFCEEWSQAFLNSAEGGNAFLLRQILENFKLKAIQDLNNLKRLVRQAETSHYALYRCYTFLQNCGNGDVLLQNVKVEYAEMPEAGSIVQVLEEFSQEEALSHLD, via the exons ATGTTCACGTCCCAGTGTTCGCTTCAGGAGTCCATAGACGGAGAGGATAAAAGTACTGATCTCGATCCCGAGGAGGAGGCGCCACCCGGCAACTTTTACTATGCCCTGTACGAGATACGGGATGACAGCAG CGTTATCCTCATTGACACCAACCTGCCATCACAGGCTGAGCCTGATGTACAAAGCCATATTAGTAAGCGTCTTGGAAAAGGAACCTTGCTGTTTGGTATTGGAAGCACAGCCACATTGGAACTGAG TATTCCCGAAAAAGTCATTGGCTGTTACCACTGTCTGTTTCAGCAAGACAAGCATGGTGCAGAAGAGGACAAGACCCTCCTGAATTATgttgtctgcttccttggaagtACAGAAAAGGGTCTTGAACT TTTCAGAGTAGAACTGGATGGATATGTTCAAGAGCTACCAAGTAGCCTGATCCTCCAG GAAAGTGACACGAAAACTGAAATTGGAATATATGTGAGCAGTTGGTATGAGGATTCTATTATGTATATTCACAGAGTGGTCTTGCTTGCCCAGGAAAAAATTTCCTCCTTGTTACATGCT GCTTTGAGGCGCACCCCTGTAAATGTCCTTGGGGCAGATGACAAGACCAAACAGGACATCGAGAG GTTTTTAAATGCAGCTAGTGTGCACGGTTTGGCTCAGGAGGATGTGTCCAGTACATTGAGCTGTGGAGAATCAGTGGTTGAGCCACAAAAAGGCCTCCTTATAGACTGCAGTCAGCTACAGCCTACCTTCCTGAATGAAG GAAAGAACAGATTTTGTGAGGAGTGGAGCCAAGCCTTTCTGAACAGTGCTGAAGGGGGCAATGCGTTTCTTCTGAGGCAGATTCTGGAAAACTTCAAGCTAAAG GCAATACAAGACTTGAACAACCTGAAGCGCCTGGTTCGACAGGCTGAGACGAGCCATTACGCCCTTTATCGCTGTTACACATTCCTCCAGAACTGTGGCAATGGAGATGTGCTGCTGCAGAATGTGAAGGTGGAGTACGCCGAGATGCCTGAGGCAGGTAGTATTGTCCAGGTGTTGGAAGAGTTCTCTCAGGAGGAAGCACTGTCTCATCTGGACTGA